Proteins found in one Bremerella volcania genomic segment:
- a CDS encoding DUF6807 domain-containing protein, whose amino-acid sequence MARCLPILFLLLAASVAAADETLPGAKPVPRMQVLPLPHDQVSITRDGVELTRYHFAPDLERPFLYPIMGPSGRSLTRMGHPHDPNGHSHHNSVWVTHHDVNGVDFWADRSPGKIRHVRVGEFIDGDDQAVIRMHNVWVDTGSEKQLLDETRTVTVIPWEDDQWLLAIDLVLTAKNGSVTFGDTPFGPLGVRMAKTIGVHDGGGTIRNSEAQVDEKEVFRQPARWVDYSGPITRDAHEGITLMNHPDNPIFPSAFHVRNDGWMGATMSYQKPVELKQGESITLRYGLYVHAGVPTTEKIEQAFAVFRELLLLPAPENRR is encoded by the coding sequence ATGGCTCGCTGCCTACCGATTCTTTTTCTGCTGCTGGCCGCAAGCGTTGCAGCAGCTGACGAAACACTTCCAGGCGCCAAACCAGTCCCACGCATGCAGGTCTTGCCGCTACCGCACGACCAGGTTTCGATCACCCGCGATGGCGTCGAGTTGACTCGCTACCACTTTGCACCTGACTTAGAGCGGCCATTTCTCTATCCCATCATGGGGCCTTCGGGGCGAAGCCTTACCCGGATGGGACATCCCCACGATCCCAACGGGCACAGTCATCACAATTCGGTCTGGGTGACGCACCATGATGTGAATGGAGTCGACTTCTGGGCCGATCGTTCGCCTGGGAAAATTCGCCATGTGCGCGTTGGCGAGTTCATCGACGGCGACGATCAGGCAGTTATTCGAATGCACAACGTCTGGGTCGACACCGGCAGCGAAAAGCAACTGCTCGACGAGACGCGAACAGTGACCGTAATCCCATGGGAAGACGATCAGTGGCTGCTGGCGATCGATCTGGTGCTGACCGCCAAGAATGGATCGGTCACCTTTGGTGATACGCCGTTTGGTCCGCTCGGAGTAAGAATGGCGAAAACGATCGGCGTGCATGATGGGGGCGGGACAATTCGCAACAGCGAGGCGCAAGTCGACGAAAAAGAAGTCTTCCGCCAGCCGGCACGCTGGGTTGATTACTCGGGACCGATTACCCGCGACGCCCATGAAGGGATCACGTTGATGAATCATCCCGACAATCCAATTTTTCCTAGTGCGTTTCACGTTCGCAATGATGGTTGGATGGGAGCGACTATGTCGTATCAGAAGCCAGTTGAACTGAAGCAGGGAGAGTCGATCACGCTACGATATGGCCTCTACGTCCACGCAGGTGTCCCCACTACCGAAAAAATTGAGCAAGCTTTTGCCGTGTTCCGCGAACTGCTGTTATTGCCCGCCCCAGAGAATCGGCGATAA
- the greA gene encoding transcription elongation factor GreA codes for MADRMPMSRKGYEKLRAELHHLEEVEMPAITEKVANARAEGDLKENAEYHGSRETQGMIQAKINLLKSKLGKAFIVDPSSVDTSKVGFFATVTVRDVDMDEEEVYSLVGAGEEDFMNNKILVDSPMAQQLIGKKVGDVVEIAAPKGTYELEVLKIEYNFDEE; via the coding sequence ATGGCCGATCGAATGCCCATGTCCCGGAAGGGTTACGAAAAGCTGCGAGCCGAATTGCACCATTTGGAAGAGGTAGAAATGCCTGCCATCACCGAAAAGGTTGCCAACGCTCGCGCTGAAGGGGACCTGAAGGAAAACGCCGAGTACCACGGCTCGCGCGAGACGCAGGGGATGATCCAAGCCAAGATCAACCTCTTGAAGTCGAAGCTGGGCAAGGCGTTCATCGTCGATCCTTCCTCGGTCGATACATCGAAGGTTGGCTTCTTTGCCACGGTCACCGTTCGCGACGTTGACATGGACGAAGAGGAAGTCTACTCGTTAGTCGGTGCCGGCGAAGAGGACTTCATGAATAACAAGATCCTCGTCGACAGCCCCATGGCGCAGCAGCTTATCGGCAAGAAGGTGGGCGACGTGGTCGAGATCGCGGCACCAAAAGGGACGTACGAACTGGAAGTGCTGAAGATTGAATACAACTTCGACGAAGAATAG
- a CDS encoding zinc ribbon domain-containing protein: MSERPYSEVLQELHRIHRQLSDLRSRLARCPIRVNAARNRVTTAQQTVAEVKESIQSTKMTADRKQLQLRESESKIEVIEGKLNAAKTNDEFQIFKEQIAAAQMANSVMSDEILEALEKVDQLEIKLAEAIKGVEAAEADQAKIEAEVEKERTGLETEIARVLELLEGVEKDIPPDVRADYKRVVKVRGEEALAAVVNNYCGQCNVQLRIQTVSDLKLGKPVFCSSCGAFLYFPE, translated from the coding sequence ATGTCCGAGCGACCCTACAGCGAAGTTCTGCAGGAACTTCACCGAATCCATCGCCAATTGAGCGACCTTAGGAGTCGTCTGGCGCGATGTCCGATTCGCGTGAATGCTGCTCGAAATCGTGTGACGACCGCCCAGCAGACCGTCGCCGAGGTCAAAGAGTCGATCCAAAGCACCAAAATGACGGCAGACCGCAAGCAGCTTCAATTGCGGGAAAGTGAAAGCAAGATCGAGGTCATCGAAGGAAAGCTCAACGCAGCCAAGACGAACGACGAGTTTCAGATCTTCAAAGAGCAGATCGCCGCGGCCCAGATGGCCAATAGCGTCATGTCCGACGAAATTCTGGAAGCATTAGAAAAGGTCGATCAGCTGGAAATCAAGCTGGCCGAAGCCATCAAAGGCGTCGAAGCGGCCGAAGCAGATCAGGCAAAAATCGAAGCGGAAGTGGAGAAAGAGCGAACCGGCCTGGAAACGGAAATTGCCCGCGTGTTGGAGCTTCTCGAAGGGGTTGAGAAAGACATCCCGCCAGACGTTCGGGCCGACTACAAACGCGTGGTCAAAGTCCGAGGAGAAGAGGCCTTGGCTGCGGTGGTCAACAATTACTGCGGCCAGTGCAATGTCCAGTTGCGAATTCAGACCGTCAGCGATCTCAAACTCGGTAAGCCTGTGTTTTGTTCGTCGTGCGGGGCTTTTCTCTATTTTCCTGAGTAG
- a CDS encoding sigma-70 family RNA polymerase sigma factor gives MEFADQELAVLLEKGKSQGWLTYDEVNNYLPDEASGSEKLDSLLTELENRGIELVTDPPEDDFDDAPAIKAPSAREFAEALDEDGGSETFASEEITKSSDDPIRMYLSQMASIPLLSRVEEIALAKKIEITRKQFRRLVLGCDFALRHTVEILEKVHRGELPFDRTIKVSLTENLTKEQIQGRMPHNLKTLRVMLEENRRDFQRLLRKSTPREERLAARKRFIRRRQKCLQLVEELSLRTRRVIPVMSQLEDFADRMEEIRARLNLIRDEPAAKDERANLRKELRDLMLLTLESPRSLRTRCDKFRKQFDQYEGVKRELSSGNLRLVVSIAKKYRNRGLSFLDLIQEGNTGLMRAVDKYEYRRGFKFSTYATWWIRQAITRAIADQARTIRIPVHMIDVLSKLRNVQKRLLQELRREPTMEEISRRSEIPVEEVRRVMDIGRHPVSLDRPIGESEDSSFGEFIEDGHEETPIRKASNEILRDKIGGLLKTLTYREREIIKLRYGLQDGYTYTLEEVGRIFKVTRERVRQIEAKAVRKLQHPVRSQQLAGFLHTADAA, from the coding sequence ATGGAATTTGCCGATCAAGAATTGGCCGTACTTCTGGAAAAAGGCAAGTCGCAAGGTTGGTTGACTTATGATGAAGTCAACAACTATCTCCCCGATGAAGCCAGTGGCAGCGAGAAACTTGACTCGCTACTGACCGAACTCGAAAACCGCGGCATCGAGTTGGTCACCGATCCTCCGGAAGACGATTTCGATGATGCTCCGGCCATCAAGGCTCCATCGGCTCGCGAATTCGCGGAAGCTCTGGACGAAGATGGCGGCTCCGAGACCTTCGCTTCTGAGGAAATCACCAAGAGCAGCGACGATCCGATTCGGATGTACCTGTCGCAAATGGCTTCGATTCCTCTGCTTTCCCGGGTGGAAGAGATTGCCCTGGCCAAGAAGATCGAAATCACCCGCAAGCAGTTCCGCCGGCTGGTACTAGGTTGCGATTTCGCGCTGCGTCATACGGTCGAAATCCTGGAAAAGGTCCACCGAGGTGAATTGCCTTTCGATCGGACGATCAAGGTCTCGCTGACCGAGAATCTGACCAAAGAGCAAATCCAAGGGCGCATGCCGCACAACCTGAAGACGCTGCGCGTGATGCTGGAAGAAAATCGTCGCGACTTCCAACGTTTGCTTCGCAAAAGTACCCCACGTGAAGAGCGTTTGGCTGCCCGTAAGCGATTCATTCGCCGCCGTCAAAAGTGCTTGCAGTTGGTCGAAGAACTGTCGCTGCGAACTCGCCGCGTGATTCCGGTGATGAGCCAGTTGGAAGACTTCGCCGATCGCATGGAAGAAATCCGAGCACGTTTGAATCTGATCCGTGACGAGCCGGCCGCTAAGGATGAACGAGCCAACCTGCGTAAGGAACTTCGCGACCTGATGCTGCTGACGCTGGAAAGCCCACGCAGCCTGCGAACTCGTTGCGATAAGTTCCGCAAGCAGTTCGATCAGTACGAAGGGGTCAAGCGAGAACTGTCCAGCGGCAACCTGCGTTTGGTCGTTTCGATCGCCAAGAAGTACCGCAACCGCGGCCTGAGCTTTCTGGACCTGATTCAAGAAGGCAACACGGGCCTGATGCGTGCGGTTGATAAGTACGAATATCGCCGCGGCTTCAAGTTCTCGACGTATGCCACTTGGTGGATTCGTCAGGCCATTACGCGGGCGATTGCCGATCAGGCTCGTACGATTCGAATTCCAGTTCACATGATCGATGTGTTGTCGAAGCTGCGTAACGTGCAGAAACGCCTGCTGCAGGAACTTCGCCGCGAACCGACCATGGAAGAAATCTCGCGCCGTAGCGAAATTCCGGTTGAGGAAGTGCGCCGCGTGATGGACATCGGCCGTCATCCGGTTAGCCTCGATCGTCCGATCGGCGAAAGCGAAGACAGCTCGTTCGGTGAGTTCATTGAGGATGGTCACGAAGAGACCCCAATTCGTAAGGCCTCGAACGAAATCTTGCGAGACAAAATCGGCGGTTTGCTGAAAACGCTGACCTATCGCGAACGCGAAATCATCAAGCTGCGATACGGCCTGCAAGACGGGTACACCTATACCCTGGAAGAAGTCGGCCGAATTTTTAAGGTCACCCGCGAACGTGTCCGCCAGATCGAAGCCAAAGCGGTTCGTAAGCTGCAACATCCAGTTCGCAGCCAGCAATTGGCCGGTTTCCTGCATACGGCCGACGCGGCGTAA
- the dnaG gene encoding DNA primase, with amino-acid sequence MAFPPDNDVKEQVRAASDIVDVLGGYLNLRRQGRGYVALCPWHDDSRPSFQVNPQRQSWRCWVCGIGGDVFSFVMRRESIEFREALELLAERANIALPSQGPVAPAGSPDDKKYQYNALAWAERLFHELLLNDPIADEARRYLHDRGMTKEAIQRFHIGFSPNDWQWLCNKSNQSQYTQPVLEKVGLIGQSQGGRMYDRFKGRVIFPIRDVQSRPIAFGGRILPAYADEKSAKYVNSPETRLFSKSDNVYALDLARDHITNSKKVIVVEGYTDVIALHEAGVKNAVAVLGTALGPRHIQLLRRYADTVYLVLDGDDAGQKRTSEVLELFIAQQVDLRICTLPEKLDPCDFVQQQGAEAFRAHLAKSLDALEHKIRIATAGIDLANDLHSANDALEDVLNTLAKAPNLAAETSSEVRLREHQFLARIARQFQVAESELRTRLSSLRKATKTNHHGSAAPVSHGQKVGVADRIYRIGDLDNWDKTLLKMMLALPETIEWCLEEIGPDELRSETGRVIYRIFKTRSDAHQDCGFPGILDSVESESIRFLLIELDELATEHKFGDPSEELKMIINAYRGDHEDRISGNQQSSMIQKEIPEEDELDVLKEIVEQKRNRQGISFPTDG; translated from the coding sequence TTGGCTTTTCCCCCAGACAACGACGTAAAAGAACAGGTGCGAGCCGCTTCGGACATCGTGGATGTCCTGGGTGGATACCTGAACCTGAGACGGCAAGGACGTGGCTACGTCGCTTTGTGCCCTTGGCACGATGACAGCCGCCCTAGCTTTCAGGTCAATCCACAGCGCCAATCGTGGCGATGCTGGGTTTGCGGAATCGGCGGCGACGTCTTTAGCTTCGTGATGCGTCGCGAGTCCATCGAGTTTCGCGAAGCGCTCGAACTTCTGGCCGAACGAGCCAACATCGCGCTTCCCTCGCAAGGCCCGGTTGCCCCCGCTGGCAGTCCTGACGATAAAAAATACCAATACAACGCGTTGGCCTGGGCCGAGCGGCTGTTCCACGAACTGCTGCTAAACGACCCGATCGCCGACGAGGCCCGCCGCTATCTGCATGATCGAGGGATGACGAAGGAAGCGATTCAGCGTTTCCATATCGGCTTCTCTCCCAACGATTGGCAGTGGCTCTGCAATAAGTCGAATCAAAGCCAATACACGCAGCCGGTGCTGGAAAAGGTCGGGCTCATCGGCCAGTCGCAAGGCGGCCGGATGTACGATCGCTTCAAAGGACGTGTAATCTTCCCGATTCGCGACGTCCAGAGCCGTCCGATCGCTTTCGGCGGTCGCATTTTGCCGGCCTATGCGGATGAGAAGTCGGCGAAGTACGTGAACTCGCCTGAGACCCGGCTCTTCTCCAAGAGCGACAATGTCTACGCGTTGGACCTGGCACGCGACCATATCACCAACAGCAAGAAGGTGATCGTCGTCGAAGGGTACACCGACGTGATTGCCCTGCACGAAGCGGGCGTGAAGAACGCGGTGGCCGTGCTGGGGACTGCCCTCGGGCCGCGACACATTCAACTGCTGCGTCGCTATGCCGACACCGTTTACCTGGTGCTCGACGGCGATGATGCTGGCCAGAAGCGAACCAGCGAAGTGCTGGAACTGTTCATCGCTCAGCAGGTCGACCTGCGGATTTGCACGCTGCCTGAGAAGCTCGATCCATGCGATTTCGTCCAGCAGCAAGGAGCCGAGGCGTTTCGTGCTCACCTGGCCAAGTCACTGGACGCACTGGAACACAAGATTCGCATTGCCACTGCCGGCATCGACCTGGCGAACGACTTGCATAGTGCCAACGATGCCCTTGAGGACGTGCTGAACACGCTGGCCAAGGCCCCGAACCTGGCGGCGGAAACGTCGTCGGAAGTACGGCTTCGCGAGCATCAGTTCCTGGCCCGGATTGCCCGTCAGTTTCAAGTTGCCGAATCGGAACTTCGCACGCGGTTGTCTTCCTTGCGGAAAGCAACAAAAACAAACCACCATGGTTCGGCAGCGCCGGTCTCGCATGGACAAAAGGTTGGTGTGGCTGATCGAATTTATCGCATTGGCGATCTAGATAATTGGGACAAAACCTTACTAAAAATGATGTTGGCGTTACCCGAGACGATCGAGTGGTGCCTTGAAGAAATTGGCCCTGACGAACTTCGTAGCGAGACCGGTCGGGTTATCTATAGAATTTTCAAAACCCGGAGTGATGCCCATCAGGATTGTGGGTTCCCCGGAATTTTGGATTCAGTCGAAAGCGAGTCTATTCGGTTCCTTTTGATTGAACTCGATGAGTTGGCAACCGAACATAAGTTTGGTGATCCAAGTGAAGAATTAAAGATGATCATTAATGCATACCGAGGCGATCACGAGGATCGTATTAGCGGTAATCAACAATCATCAATGATTCAAAAAGAGATTCCTGAAGAGGACGAGCTCGACGTCCTCAAAGAAATTGTCGAGCAGAAAAGAAATCGCCAGGGTATTTCCTTTCCCACGGATGGGTAG
- the aat gene encoding leucyl/phenylalanyl-tRNA--protein transferase — protein sequence MVSRFFPPAEQADENDLVMVGGRLSSEWLLDAYRHGIFPWPMWGDWMPMTWFSLDPRAIIPLDGLYVSKRLKRTIRSGKFQVTCDTAFREVMQGCSQPRHKKDGTWITPAMLKAYCKLHEEGHSHSVEVWHEGQLAGGIYGVAIGGLFAGESMFHTVRDASKVALAALVSHLNQRGYKLFDIQQWTAHTGSMGAIEIARSDYLTLLKNVVDLPVTFGDELCEIKFFGSTLAD from the coding sequence TTGGTTTCCCGATTTTTTCCTCCTGCCGAACAAGCCGACGAGAACGACCTGGTGATGGTAGGTGGTCGCCTTTCTTCCGAATGGCTATTAGACGCCTATCGCCACGGCATATTTCCCTGGCCGATGTGGGGCGACTGGATGCCAATGACGTGGTTCTCGCTCGATCCGCGAGCCATTATTCCCCTCGACGGCCTCTACGTGAGCAAGCGGCTGAAGCGAACCATTCGCAGCGGTAAGTTTCAAGTAACTTGCGACACCGCTTTTCGCGAGGTCATGCAGGGATGCTCGCAACCACGACATAAAAAAGATGGCACGTGGATCACGCCGGCCATGCTGAAGGCCTACTGCAAACTGCACGAGGAAGGGCACTCCCACAGTGTCGAAGTATGGCACGAGGGACAACTGGCCGGTGGTATTTACGGCGTTGCGATTGGGGGACTCTTCGCCGGGGAGTCGATGTTTCACACCGTCCGAGATGCCTCGAAGGTTGCCTTGGCGGCACTGGTCTCCCACTTGAATCAACGCGGATACAAGCTGTTCGACATTCAGCAGTGGACCGCGCACACCGGCAGCATGGGAGCCATTGAGATCGCGCGTAGCGACTATCTGACGCTTCTTAAGAACGTGGTCGATCTTCCCGTGACCTTTGGGGACGAGCTTTGCGAAATCAAGTTTTTCGGGTCTACCTTAGCCGATTAG
- a CDS encoding CinA family nicotinamide mononucleotide deamidase-related protein, producing MIAEIMAIGDELTSGQRLDTNTQWLSQQLEALGIEVLFHTTVGDDLEANIQVIKNALARANLVISTGGLGPTDDDLTRQALANATSTELKLDAESLEHIQRRFTMRGREMPPKNQIQAMFPVGSRIIPNPNGTAPGIDLDYSVGLHHSRFIALPGVPAEMKEMWATTVVPSLAGKGTAKKIIRHHVVKCFGVGESHMEALLPDLIKRGREPRVGITVHQATISLRITATGQTAQQCEEAIADTVQQIQAAVGDLVFGEGEQELQDVVIRDLLARGETLATVESSTSGMLAFWLGTVDTDRQAFLGGTIEMPVELVSQESVEKAAVQARSVGNATYGLALGTLTKADSADQYYVALASKDGVESISSGLAGHPEIWGPRMAKQGLDLLRKKLIG from the coding sequence ATGATCGCAGAGATAATGGCCATCGGAGACGAATTAACTAGCGGACAGCGCTTAGATACCAACACGCAGTGGCTTAGCCAGCAGTTGGAGGCACTTGGAATCGAAGTCCTTTTTCATACGACGGTGGGAGACGATCTGGAGGCCAACATTCAGGTCATCAAGAATGCCTTGGCGCGGGCTAACCTGGTCATCTCGACCGGAGGTCTGGGCCCCACCGACGATGACCTGACCCGCCAGGCTCTGGCCAACGCAACCAGTACCGAGCTGAAGCTCGATGCCGAGAGCCTGGAGCATATTCAGCGGCGATTTACCATGCGGGGACGCGAGATGCCGCCGAAGAATCAGATTCAGGCCATGTTTCCCGTTGGCAGCCGTATTATTCCCAATCCCAATGGAACGGCCCCAGGAATCGATCTCGATTACAGCGTGGGGCTGCATCACTCACGTTTTATTGCCTTGCCGGGTGTGCCTGCCGAGATGAAGGAAATGTGGGCCACCACCGTCGTTCCTTCGCTGGCCGGCAAGGGAACCGCGAAGAAGATCATCCGGCATCACGTCGTAAAATGCTTTGGGGTGGGAGAAAGTCATATGGAGGCGTTACTGCCCGACCTAATCAAGAGAGGTAGGGAGCCTCGCGTCGGCATCACCGTGCATCAAGCGACGATTTCACTCCGAATTACAGCAACGGGACAGACGGCCCAGCAGTGCGAAGAAGCGATTGCGGATACGGTCCAGCAAATCCAGGCAGCCGTCGGTGATCTGGTGTTCGGGGAAGGGGAGCAAGAGCTCCAAGACGTCGTCATCCGTGATCTACTGGCTCGTGGAGAAACGTTGGCGACGGTTGAATCTTCGACGTCTGGCATGTTGGCATTCTGGTTAGGGACCGTCGACACCGACCGCCAGGCTTTTCTCGGTGGCACTATTGAGATGCCGGTCGAATTGGTCTCTCAAGAGAGTGTCGAGAAAGCCGCGGTCCAAGCCAGAAGTGTTGGTAACGCCACCTATGGATTGGCCTTGGGGACGCTGACGAAAGCTGACTCGGCCGACCAATATTACGTTGCGTTGGCATCGAAAGATGGCGTTGAATCGATCAGCAGCGGCTTGGCCGGTCATCCCGAGATCTGGGGACCGCGAATGGCGAAGCAAGGTTTAGATCTGCTGCGAAAGAAGCTAATCGGCTAA
- a CDS encoding YkgJ family cysteine cluster protein, producing MQRLVAQGGESLDWVDELRQLQFGYLDESSQKGDRECRAGCSGCCLSAQVDVTGIEAIAVSDYLRTCVDALTLNQIKSRLQRVTKRRIEQIQGVTRQRPLACSMLGEDGRCMVYPVRPIICSGVFSTRRDACLDAEQMAQAGDFSSTIPLDNDAIQATGGISGTLQRILVENDLDGNLYEFNSAVLTALPLKNALNRFLAGEDLFRDAICTDAHSPPRKRAVRKPHFLKSQAVRRA from the coding sequence GTGCAACGTCTCGTTGCTCAGGGTGGAGAGAGCCTTGACTGGGTCGATGAATTGCGTCAATTGCAGTTTGGCTATCTCGACGAAAGCTCCCAGAAGGGGGACCGAGAGTGTCGTGCTGGCTGCTCGGGGTGCTGTTTATCGGCTCAAGTCGACGTGACAGGCATCGAGGCGATCGCTGTCAGCGACTATCTGCGAACCTGTGTCGATGCGTTGACGCTCAATCAGATCAAATCACGCTTGCAGCGCGTGACCAAACGCCGGATCGAACAGATTCAGGGAGTCACCCGTCAACGACCGCTTGCCTGTTCAATGCTGGGGGAAGATGGTCGCTGCATGGTTTATCCCGTTCGTCCGATTATCTGTTCCGGCGTCTTTTCCACCAGACGCGACGCATGTCTGGATGCCGAACAAATGGCCCAGGCCGGGGATTTCTCCAGCACCATTCCCCTCGACAATGACGCCATCCAAGCCACGGGTGGAATCTCGGGAACTTTGCAGCGAATCCTGGTTGAAAACGACCTGGACGGCAATTTATACGAGTTCAACTCGGCCGTTCTCACTGCCTTGCCACTAAAAAATGCCTTGAATCGTTTCCTGGCGGGCGAAGACCTGTTTCGAGATGCCATCTGCACTGACGCACACTCGCCCCCCAGAAAAAGGGCTGTCCGTAAACCTCACTTTCTCAAGTCGCAAGCTGTCAGACGAGCATGA
- the murB gene encoding UDP-N-acetylmuramate dehydrogenase produces the protein MEFTAGFEHFVRTDEALAPYTWLKLGGSAEYFAEPTTIDELAAVVIRCRENEIPARVLGGGSNLLVHDEGVPGLVIQLSHPTFSGISIGGNRMTVGGGAKLSHAVSTAVGSGLAGLEALAGIPGTIGGALHGNAGANGVDVGQRVVEATVMTRSGEVQTRTAQDLQFTYRQSSLDELVILSAVFELESADSQELTRRMQKFWIVQKATQPGGSESVGYLFFDPPGLAASSLIEQSGLKGTKVGGAEICAEHANFVIAGKDATSNDVIRLAELVQSRVKEVTGMDLKCQLTIW, from the coding sequence ATGGAATTCACCGCTGGCTTTGAGCACTTCGTTCGCACGGATGAGGCGTTGGCTCCTTATACATGGCTGAAACTGGGTGGCAGCGCCGAATACTTCGCAGAACCCACGACCATCGATGAGTTGGCTGCCGTTGTAATACGTTGCCGCGAGAATGAAATCCCCGCTCGCGTGCTGGGCGGGGGCTCGAACCTGCTGGTCCACGACGAGGGTGTGCCTGGCTTGGTGATTCAGCTTAGCCATCCCACATTCAGCGGAATCAGTATCGGTGGCAATCGGATGACGGTCGGAGGTGGCGCAAAGCTATCTCACGCGGTAAGCACCGCCGTTGGCAGCGGATTGGCCGGTCTAGAGGCACTGGCCGGAATCCCAGGCACGATCGGCGGAGCGCTGCACGGTAATGCCGGCGCAAATGGAGTCGACGTGGGTCAACGAGTCGTCGAAGCCACCGTGATGACGCGATCGGGGGAAGTTCAGACACGGACGGCCCAAGACCTGCAATTCACTTACCGGCAAAGCAGTCTTGACGAGTTGGTCATTCTGAGCGCTGTATTCGAGTTGGAATCAGCCGACTCGCAAGAGCTGACACGCCGGATGCAGAAATTCTGGATCGTGCAGAAGGCAACCCAACCGGGTGGCTCGGAAAGCGTGGGATATCTGTTCTTCGATCCTCCTGGGCTCGCGGCCAGTTCGTTGATTGAGCAGTCAGGTCTCAAAGGGACGAAGGTCGGGGGAGCCGAAATCTGCGCGGAACACGCTAACTTCGTCATCGCCGGTAAAGATGCGACCTCGAACGACGTCATTCGCCTGGCCGAACTCGTGCAGAGCCGAGTCAAAGAAGTGACTGGCATGGATCTTAAGTGCCAGCTGACCATTTGGTAG
- a CDS encoding cell division protein FtsQ/DivIB: MGRSTQTPSGLLGLGSPAGRQLLLCVVITAAFLLLMIAGWNHYAEQFAVREEFLLSPREILISTPPAWIQSDVLADAVEKADLPDQLDLRDRELTNKVASAISAHAWVRSVQKVVKQYPAKVLVEVEYRRPVAMVEVEFVDEGAVRRGLIPVDIEGTVLPPGDFSRIQANDRYPRIQIDLKRPMVEAGMKWDNPRVAEAALIAAELLPHWSDLKLNRIILKEDSGQHYELELTDQTRIIWGSPPGKELPQETIAKHKVQVMLQKAAESSLSSHEAQPSLDLRTAGRAVTGLNPVHR, translated from the coding sequence TTGGGTCGCAGCACTCAAACCCCGTCGGGTTTGCTGGGCTTGGGTTCACCAGCCGGGCGTCAGCTATTGCTGTGCGTCGTCATCACGGCAGCCTTCTTGCTGCTGATGATCGCTGGATGGAATCATTACGCGGAACAGTTCGCAGTTCGTGAGGAATTCCTGCTTTCCCCACGCGAGATCTTAATTAGTACGCCTCCAGCTTGGATTCAATCGGACGTCTTAGCCGACGCCGTTGAAAAGGCGGATCTCCCCGACCAACTCGATCTGCGGGACCGTGAACTCACCAACAAGGTAGCTTCAGCGATCTCGGCACATGCGTGGGTTCGCAGCGTTCAAAAAGTGGTGAAACAATACCCTGCCAAAGTGCTTGTTGAAGTCGAATACCGCCGACCGGTAGCGATGGTCGAGGTGGAATTCGTCGACGAAGGTGCCGTTCGCCGCGGCTTGATTCCGGTTGATATCGAAGGAACCGTACTTCCGCCTGGCGACTTCTCACGCATTCAAGCCAACGATCGTTATCCGCGGATTCAGATCGACCTTAAACGCCCCATGGTCGAGGCTGGCATGAAGTGGGACAACCCACGTGTGGCTGAAGCGGCCCTGATCGCTGCGGAGTTGCTCCCGCACTGGAGCGATCTCAAGCTTAACCGAATCATTTTGAAGGAAGATTCGGGGCAACATTACGAATTGGAACTGACCGATCAAACCCGGATCATCTGGGGAAGCCCTCCGGGCAAAGAATTACCTCAAGAAACGATTGCCAAGCATAAAGTCCAGGTCATGCTTCAGAAGGCGGCTGAATCGTCTCTTTCGAGTCATGAAGCACAGCCATCGCTCGACCTGCGCACCGCCGGCAGAGCGGTAACCGGGCTGAATCCCGTCCATCGATAA
- a CDS encoding carbon storage regulator: MLVLSRRVGEKIEIGNGITVTVLRVTGKSVRIGIEAPDCVSIRRSEITLDQRWPTPPAISTSDSEMFNSADPSRST; encoded by the coding sequence ATGTTAGTTCTAAGTCGCCGGGTCGGTGAGAAGATCGAAATCGGCAATGGGATCACGGTGACTGTGCTTAGAGTCACCGGCAAATCGGTAAGAATTGGAATTGAAGCACCCGATTGTGTTTCCATTCGTCGCTCAGAAATTACTCTCGATCAGCGTTGGCCAACTCCGCCGGCGATCTCGACATCTGACTCCGAGATGTTCAACTCGGCCGATCCGTCACGAAGTACTTAA